Proteins encoded within one genomic window of Desulfonatronovibrio magnus:
- a CDS encoding SapC family protein, with protein MNIPALYKKPVAVSLQAHKDKAWLQPSTLSFASNLQAVPVFSAEAFAAAGSLPLAVVNNCLVALTSFARGKNCYLTEEGKARDSFAPALLKCYPFARLVAKGSKQPVLCVDEDHVVEPDTSGAMPFFDNNGHLSGRVKAVMQVLEQLHHNRKLCIQACVLLKEHGLLEPFTINPGKNQQVIKGFFQVNHQLLSQIDPEKLGILRDALALDIAYAQIASMYQIPKLLKYTQEGLEQEQEFEFDSNDVLSFDNI; from the coding sequence ATGAACATTCCTGCTCTGTACAAAAAACCGGTAGCCGTTTCTCTGCAAGCGCATAAGGACAAAGCCTGGCTTCAACCATCGACCTTGTCCTTTGCCTCTAATTTGCAGGCAGTGCCTGTGTTTTCAGCTGAAGCATTTGCAGCTGCCGGTTCGCTTCCTCTGGCTGTAGTGAATAATTGTCTTGTAGCTTTGACCTCCTTTGCACGGGGTAAAAATTGTTACCTGACAGAAGAAGGAAAAGCCAGAGACAGCTTTGCACCAGCTTTACTCAAGTGTTATCCGTTTGCCAGGCTTGTGGCTAAGGGCAGCAAACAACCTGTACTCTGCGTTGATGAAGATCATGTGGTTGAACCGGATACTTCTGGCGCAATGCCCTTTTTTGATAACAACGGTCATCTTTCAGGCAGGGTGAAAGCTGTCATGCAGGTTCTGGAGCAGCTGCACCATAACAGAAAGCTTTGTATTCAGGCCTGTGTACTATTGAAAGAACATGGTCTGCTTGAGCCCTTTACCATTAACCCTGGGAAAAACCAGCAGGTTATCAAGGGCTTTTTTCAGGTAAATCATCAGCTGCTGTCCCAGATTGATCCGGAAAAGCTTGGAATTCTCAGAGATGCCCTGGCTCTGGATATAGCTTATGCCCAGATAGCATCCATGTATCAGATTCCCAAACTGCTAAAGTACACCCAGGAAGGCTTAGAACAGGAGCAGGAATTTGAATTCGACAGCAATGATGTTCTGAGCTTTGACAATATTTGA
- the rffA gene encoding dTDP-4-amino-4,6-dideoxygalactose transaminase, translated as MQSIPFNKPFIAGKELYYIAQAVLSHSRISGDGPFTKKCQDWLEQTLGTPKALLTHSCTAALEMSALLCDIQPGDEVIMPSFTFVSTANAFVLRGGVPVFVDIRPDTLNMDETLITQALTSRTKAIVPVHYAGSACEMDTIMDIARNHNLRVIEDAAQGLLSTHQNKYLGTVGDLGCLSFHETKNIISGEGGALIINDPELIERAEMIWEKGTNRKKFFRGEVDKYTWVDIGSSYLPSDITAAFLYAQLEMAEKIISVRRKLLKMYMQNLQPLAEHGLIRLPSQSLQSCCNGHIMYIIVRSLKERTDLINRLNQKCIKAVFHYVPLHSSFMGTKVCRIAGSMDNTEALSDRVLRLPMFYEMTFKQVSCVTDAIAEFYRCF; from the coding sequence ATGCAATCCATTCCCTTCAACAAACCTTTCATCGCCGGCAAGGAGCTTTACTACATTGCCCAGGCAGTACTCTCTCACAGCCGTATCTCAGGCGATGGACCTTTCACAAAAAAATGCCAGGACTGGCTTGAGCAAACTCTGGGCACACCCAAGGCCCTGCTTACACATTCCTGCACTGCAGCCTTAGAGATGAGTGCTCTGCTCTGTGATATCCAACCTGGTGATGAAGTTATCATGCCTTCCTTCACTTTTGTGTCCACAGCCAACGCCTTTGTCCTCCGCGGAGGGGTGCCGGTATTTGTCGACATCAGGCCCGACACTCTAAATATGGATGAAACTCTAATCACCCAGGCCCTTACTTCCAGAACCAAAGCCATTGTTCCTGTCCATTATGCTGGATCTGCGTGTGAAATGGACACAATAATGGATATAGCCAGAAACCATAATCTCCGGGTCATAGAGGATGCAGCGCAAGGCCTTCTTTCAACACATCAGAACAAATATCTTGGCACCGTAGGTGATTTGGGCTGCCTGAGCTTTCACGAGACTAAAAATATCATCAGCGGTGAAGGAGGGGCCCTGATCATCAATGATCCAGAACTTATAGAGCGGGCTGAAATGATCTGGGAAAAGGGGACCAACAGGAAAAAATTCTTCAGGGGCGAGGTGGACAAATATACCTGGGTTGACATTGGGTCATCCTATCTTCCCAGCGACATAACCGCGGCCTTTTTGTACGCCCAGCTTGAAATGGCTGAAAAAATAATTTCAGTTAGACGAAAACTTCTTAAGATGTACATGCAAAATCTCCAGCCCCTGGCTGAACATGGACTGATCCGACTGCCCAGCCAATCTCTGCAGTCATGCTGTAATGGTCATATCATGTACATAATTGTCAGGTCATTGAAGGAAAGGACAGATCTTATCAACCGCCTCAACCAGAAATGCATTAAAGCTGTATTCCACTATGTTCCACTGCACTCATCTTTCATGGGAACCAAAGTCTGTCGGATTGCCGGGTCCATGGACAATACTGAGGCCCTGAGCGATAGAGTTCTGCGACTGCCCATGTTTTATGAAATGACTTTTAAACAGGTTTCATGCGTAACAGATGCTATTGCTGAGTTTTACCGTTGCTTCTAA
- a CDS encoding four helix bundle protein, whose amino-acid sequence MRFGYEDLQVWERAVQFAVTVIDVIDDLQCDRKHFRLIEQIESSATSVSANIAEGKGRRSQKEFIQFCYISRGSLYETMTFLEIFHHKGWINTDTYKKLRSEAYEIASMLKGLINSLN is encoded by the coding sequence ATGCGGTTTGGATATGAGGATCTGCAGGTCTGGGAACGAGCGGTTCAGTTTGCTGTAACCGTAATTGATGTAATTGATGATCTGCAGTGCGACAGGAAACATTTTCGGCTGATTGAACAGATTGAGTCCAGCGCAACCTCTGTATCTGCCAATATTGCAGAGGGAAAGGGGCGAAGATCCCAGAAGGAATTCATCCAATTCTGCTACATTTCCAGGGGCTCATTATATGAAACCATGACATTTCTGGAAATATTCCACCATAAAGGCTGGATAAATACAGATACTTACAAAAAACTAAGATCTGAAGCTTACGAAATTGCTTCAATGCTCAAAGGACTGATAAATTCATTAAATTAG
- a CDS encoding tetratricopeptide repeat protein, translated as MPFKTKDKLTTRVDQLLGRIRTGDQSAEADLEKLAAKKPKHPVILNALGCLSLERGKGDDALDYLQKALKSGYKKVREVKRNLIIASAMIGDQEGVKKYWHENQGLVEPIQSALRAAKIFKHYETMRLCLDLWEEMTPDDPKLILNQAALAFVMYDEKNAKDILERLPEPESDDFALNILATELLVQAKLPLATAYFQKAYDTLDKSKPNDVQRMASSATNLKQWDAASKLLEELVQDFPHLAESKLFTRLDIYQQSCQWEKVEELVPKYIDAVEQGRYKPSSLFRALSFPGLSDKEHLMLAKAYISRFEPSKEDVPSSVFERPPRAGRKLRIGYLTADFKNHPVTQLLVETIELHDRDRFEVLAYDITPSGAEGFWRDRILSAFDQVVPARAMKDEELAAKIREDKIDVLIDLQGDTSFSRCWILRHRLAPVQAGWLGFPGTTGGISDYIIADPHIIPEEAFPYYAEKVVQLPDTYIPNDAQRTPMPPPPRFLENLPEDALVFACFNQHYKITREMFEAWCTIMNQVPGSLLWLRDGESSIKKRLCQEAQNRGIAPERLIFAARKPQHSEHLARLQCADISLDTRPYNSHTICVDSLYAGVPLVTLPGNSFASRVAKGILHVSGLPELVADDIDKFISIALDLANNQERRKNLRQKLIQARQSSPLFDSRRFAANLEAAFEAMYERFEQGLAPDHIRVQSNGQVRETTSGTKPSLHVLLEQGEYWLNQEKLSKALPLYTDALELDPQNPRAMQGLGIIYGLAGQYDKSLPLLEKSVELDPNKEWYADNLEKMKEKAGQNSVQRLSELINQGAVFHKQKNYDQAIACYEQVLNTSPSHPVALHYKGLAMIKNGDGDEGLKLLRRSIEIQPHNQVFLDNYRKASRIIEQPIEF; from the coding sequence ATGCCTTTCAAGACAAAAGATAAACTTACCACCCGAGTTGACCAACTTCTTGGCCGTATCCGCACAGGTGACCAGTCAGCTGAAGCTGATCTGGAAAAACTGGCCGCTAAAAAACCAAAACACCCTGTAATTCTTAATGCCCTGGGCTGCTTGTCTCTGGAACGGGGCAAGGGTGATGACGCCCTGGATTACCTGCAAAAAGCACTCAAGTCCGGATACAAAAAAGTCAGAGAAGTAAAGCGCAACCTGATCATAGCCTCAGCCATGATCGGTGATCAGGAAGGTGTTAAAAAATACTGGCATGAAAACCAGGGTTTAGTGGAGCCCATACAGTCTGCCCTTAGAGCAGCAAAAATTTTCAAGCATTACGAGACAATGCGTTTATGTCTGGACCTGTGGGAGGAAATGACTCCTGATGATCCCAAGCTGATCCTGAATCAGGCGGCTCTGGCTTTTGTCATGTATGACGAAAAAAATGCAAAAGACATCCTGGAACGCCTCCCTGAACCGGAATCAGACGACTTTGCACTGAATATCCTGGCTACAGAACTTCTTGTGCAAGCCAAACTGCCCTTAGCAACTGCTTACTTCCAGAAAGCCTATGACACACTGGATAAGTCCAAACCCAATGACGTCCAGCGCATGGCTTCATCAGCCACCAACCTCAAGCAATGGGACGCAGCCTCGAAGCTTCTGGAAGAGCTGGTCCAAGACTTTCCTCACCTGGCAGAAAGCAAGCTCTTTACCCGGCTTGATATCTACCAGCAAAGCTGCCAATGGGAAAAAGTGGAAGAACTCGTTCCTAAGTACATAGATGCTGTAGAACAAGGGCGCTATAAACCCTCCAGCCTCTTCAGGGCACTTTCATTCCCGGGACTTAGCGATAAAGAACATCTGATGCTTGCTAAGGCGTATATTTCCAGATTTGAGCCCTCCAAAGAAGATGTCCCTTCCAGCGTTTTTGAACGCCCTCCCAGGGCTGGACGAAAGCTTAGAATTGGCTACCTTACTGCTGACTTTAAAAATCACCCTGTCACCCAGTTACTTGTGGAAACCATAGAGCTCCATGACCGAGACCGCTTTGAAGTATTAGCCTATGACATAACACCCAGCGGAGCAGAAGGCTTCTGGAGAGACCGTATACTTTCTGCTTTTGATCAAGTGGTTCCTGCCAGAGCCATGAAAGACGAAGAGCTTGCAGCTAAAATCAGAGAAGACAAAATCGATGTCCTTATAGATCTTCAGGGCGACACCTCTTTTTCCCGCTGCTGGATACTGCGGCACAGACTGGCCCCTGTCCAGGCCGGATGGCTTGGCTTTCCCGGAACAACCGGGGGCATATCCGATTATATCATTGCAGATCCGCATATTATTCCAGAAGAAGCATTTCCATATTATGCTGAAAAAGTGGTTCAGCTCCCTGATACCTATATTCCAAATGACGCCCAGCGCACCCCAATGCCTCCACCTCCCAGGTTTCTGGAAAATCTGCCGGAAGACGCTCTGGTCTTTGCCTGCTTTAACCAGCACTATAAAATCACCCGGGAGATGTTTGAGGCCTGGTGCACAATAATGAACCAGGTTCCCGGCAGTTTACTCTGGCTTCGTGATGGGGAAAGCTCCATCAAGAAACGCCTCTGTCAGGAAGCCCAAAATAGAGGCATAGCCCCGGAAAGGCTCATATTTGCAGCCAGAAAACCCCAGCACTCAGAACATCTGGCCAGACTGCAGTGTGCTGATATTTCATTAGATACCAGACCATATAACTCACACACAATTTGTGTAGATTCATTATATGCCGGAGTGCCCCTGGTCACCCTGCCCGGCAACTCATTCGCATCAAGAGTCGCCAAAGGTATTCTGCATGTATCCGGTCTTCCCGAACTGGTAGCTGACGACATTGATAAATTCATATCCATAGCCCTTGATCTGGCCAACAACCAGGAGAGACGAAAAAATCTGCGCCAAAAACTGATTCAGGCCCGCCAGAGCTCGCCTCTTTTTGACTCAAGGCGCTTTGCTGCTAATCTGGAAGCTGCATTTGAAGCTATGTATGAGCGTTTTGAACAGGGACTGGCTCCGGATCACATAAGGGTGCAGTCCAACGGACAGGTTCGGGAAACCACAAGTGGTACTAAACCGTCTCTGCACGTTCTTCTGGAACAGGGCGAATACTGGCTGAATCAGGAAAAGTTAAGTAAAGCCCTGCCTCTTTACACCGATGCTCTGGAACTTGACCCTCAGAACCCAAGAGCCATGCAGGGACTGGGTATAATTTACGGCCTGGCAGGCCAATATGACAAATCACTGCCCCTGCTGGAGAAATCTGTAGAGCTGGACCCGAACAAAGAGTGGTATGCTGACAATCTGGAAAAGATGAAAGAAAAAGCCGGCCAGAACTCGGTCCAGAGACTTTCTGAGCTGATTAACCAGGGAGCCGTCTTCCACAAACAGAAGAATTACGACCAGGCTATAGCCTGCTATGAACAGGTCCTTAACACCTCACCATCTCATCCTGTTGCCTTGCATTACAAAGGGCTGGCCATGATAAAAAATGGAGATGGTGATGAAGGTCTGAAGCTGCTTCGCAGATCTATTGAGATCCAGCCCCATAACCAGGTTTTTCTGGACAATTACCGGAAAGCGAGCCGGATTATTGAGCAGCCCATAGAGTTTTAG
- a CDS encoding choice-of-anchor Q domain-containing protein, whose translation MPGIHRTSIIFSALIIILLTIPAYAGVLHVTSSGTGNGESWDNAFLEPLEENKGFTRTHAIPSSSPAYAIPQAAGSKSWNNAPDYDQRGMPRTVEGYRAMGSYEESDLTVLGAPAFIHIPRSSDSGDYIIEWGSSTTGGVTFVLQEAVNDSFTEGLETVYRGPDMSFSIKD comes from the coding sequence ATGCCAGGTATACACCGTACTTCAATTATTTTTTCTGCGTTAATCATTATCTTATTGACCATTCCAGCTTATGCGGGAGTCCTCCACGTCACTTCATCCGGTACAGGCAATGGAGAAAGCTGGGATAATGCCTTTTTGGAACCCCTTGAGGAAAATAAAGGTTTTACAAGGACTCATGCAATCCCATCCAGCAGCCCAGCCTATGCTATTCCTCAAGCTGCCGGAAGTAAGAGCTGGAACAATGCACCCGATTATGATCAGCGAGGAATGCCAAGGACGGTTGAGGGGTACAGAGCCATGGGCTCTTATGAAGAGTCAGACCTCACGGTTTTGGGCGCTCCGGCATTTATTCATATCCCTCGGTCAAGTGATAGCGGAGACTACATTATAGAATGGGGCAGCTCCACGACCGGAGGGGTTACTTTTGTGCTCCAGGAGGCAGTCAACGACAGTTTTACCGAGGGCTTAGAAACTGTTTATAGAGGACCGGATATGTCCTTTAGCATAAAGGACTAG
- a CDS encoding tetratricopeptide repeat protein → MSQDVEKIISYYQQGKFAEAGNLALDYTRSFPGHVFGWKALGTISVQMNRGAQAIPCLQQALKITPRDEELHNALGRALHMLGNTTRAISSLEQALSLKPDYTQAMNNLGMALSDSGQLEESIGWYKKALGLKPDYAEAWLNLGNVHQKQENKSEALRCYQQALKLRPDFAQAYNNQGNILRDMGQDQEALESYHKALNIAPDYADALSNLGNLLRKLGKHEQALSVFNKALKSNPGLAQGYCNRGNLFKDMQQPEAALKDYNQALELNPELADGYFNRGALLVQLGFLDQALNDFEKTLAINPGNIKAFDILLFFLNCHPDMSTQDVFARHREYGQSLTSAYAPRKYLSKAGQKLRIGYVSADFNLHSVAWFIRPVLDNHDPEKFEIFCYYNSDKEDQITREIQSMNLTWRNIHRLSHDQTMQQVLQDKIDILIDLSGHTYGNRLPLFAKRAAPVQVTYLGYPNTTGLQSMDWRIVDAVTDPPGMTERYNTEQLYRLPGCFLCYRPGNDVPEAGSLPLHNNGFVTFGSFNDLVKISKDTIALWAQVLNAVPGSKFILKGRYLNDPYALNIWQKRFSKAGIDLDRVNFVPSGGDTKEHLSWYNRVDIALDTYPYHGTTTTCEALYMGVPVITMTGDRHVSRVGTSILNSLNLGELTAGSEQLYIEKARRLAADQVRLSELHTSLRGLMKQDEKKFVLGLEQAYMHMWES, encoded by the coding sequence ATGTCTCAGGATGTAGAAAAAATTATCAGCTATTATCAGCAGGGCAAATTTGCTGAAGCAGGCAATCTTGCCCTTGACTATACCCGCTCTTTCCCGGGCCATGTTTTTGGATGGAAGGCACTGGGCACAATTTCGGTCCAGATGAACAGGGGAGCGCAGGCAATACCCTGCCTGCAACAGGCATTAAAGATCACTCCCAGGGATGAGGAGCTGCATAACGCTCTGGGCAGGGCCTTGCACATGCTTGGTAATACCACCAGGGCCATATCCAGTCTGGAGCAAGCTTTAAGTCTAAAGCCGGATTACACCCAGGCCATGAATAATCTGGGTATGGCCTTAAGTGATTCCGGACAGCTGGAAGAAAGCATTGGCTGGTATAAAAAAGCTCTGGGTTTAAAACCAGACTACGCAGAAGCCTGGCTCAATCTGGGCAATGTGCACCAGAAACAGGAAAATAAATCCGAAGCACTCAGGTGCTATCAACAGGCATTAAAACTCAGGCCAGATTTTGCCCAGGCCTATAATAATCAGGGCAACATACTTAGAGACATGGGCCAGGACCAGGAAGCGCTTGAGTCTTACCACAAAGCCCTGAACATAGCTCCTGATTATGCTGATGCCCTGAGCAACCTCGGTAATCTGCTGCGCAAGCTGGGCAAACATGAGCAGGCCTTAAGCGTCTTTAACAAGGCACTTAAATCAAACCCCGGGCTGGCTCAAGGGTACTGCAACCGGGGCAACCTGTTCAAGGATATGCAGCAGCCAGAAGCTGCACTTAAAGATTATAACCAGGCCCTTGAACTAAACCCTGAACTGGCTGACGGGTATTTTAACCGAGGCGCTTTACTGGTCCAGCTGGGATTTCTGGATCAGGCTCTAAATGACTTTGAAAAGACCCTGGCCATCAACCCGGGTAATATAAAAGCTTTTGATATTTTGCTTTTTTTCCTGAACTGCCATCCAGATATGTCTACTCAGGATGTTTTTGCCAGACACAGAGAATACGGACAAAGCCTGACTTCAGCTTACGCACCACGCAAGTATTTGAGCAAGGCAGGCCAAAAACTTCGTATAGGCTATGTTTCAGCGGACTTTAATCTCCATTCGGTAGCCTGGTTTATCAGACCGGTACTGGATAATCATGATCCGGAAAAGTTTGAGATCTTTTGTTATTACAACTCAGATAAAGAGGATCAGATTACCAGAGAAATCCAGTCCATGAATCTCACCTGGAGAAACATCCACAGACTCAGCCATGACCAGACAATGCAGCAGGTATTACAGGATAAAATTGACATTCTAATAGATCTTTCCGGGCATACTTACGGCAACAGGCTGCCTCTTTTTGCAAAAAGAGCAGCTCCTGTGCAGGTAACATATCTGGGCTACCCCAATACCACCGGCCTTCAATCCATGGACTGGAGAATTGTGGATGCAGTCACAGATCCTCCCGGAATGACCGAAAGATACAATACAGAACAGCTGTACCGTCTTCCGGGCTGCTTTTTGTGTTATCGCCCGGGAAATGATGTTCCTGAGGCAGGCTCTTTGCCTTTACACAACAACGGATTTGTAACCTTTGGTTCTTTTAATGATCTGGTCAAAATATCCAAAGATACCATAGCTCTCTGGGCTCAGGTCTTAAATGCTGTGCCTGGTTCAAAATTTATACTCAAAGGCAGATACTTAAACGACCCGTATGCTCTCAATATATGGCAAAAGCGTTTTTCTAAGGCTGGGATTGATTTGGACAGGGTGAATTTCGTACCCAGTGGCGGTGATACCAAGGAACATCTTAGCTGGTACAATCGGGTGGATATAGCTCTGGATACCTATCCCTACCATGGCACGACCACAACCTGTGAGGCCCTGTATATGGGTGTGCCTGTGATAACCATGACTGGAGACAGGCATGTATCAAGAGTTGGAACAAGTATTTTGAACTCCTTGAATCTGGGAGAACTTACTGCCGGTTCTGAACAGTTATATATTGAGAAGGCCCGGAGGCTGGCAGCTGATCAAGTCAGACTTTCTGAACTGCACACCAGCCTTCGTGGTCTTATGAAGCAGGATGAAAAAAAATTCGTCCTGGGTCTTGAACAAGCCTACATGCATATGTGGGAAAGCTAA
- a CDS encoding SapC family protein: MQKLIPVNPETMAGKSWKRYETYFYAQNTPVLPLVGSELFKAVHAMPIALMKQNDKFVPAAVLGVEPGKSLFVNDLGQWRGSYVPSALRGYPFRLVSGEEKDKLILCIFEDSGLITDGPDGEPFFDDQAQPAPELQKIMDFLKTIEVSRRATETACKTLEELDLIVPWSARSEDMEVKGIFKIDEEKMNALPDQDYLKLRQNGAILIAYCQLLSEQHIDKLFEFAREGQQSEDDFSFLHEVKFQ, translated from the coding sequence ATGCAAAAACTTATCCCGGTCAATCCGGAAACAATGGCTGGCAAAAGCTGGAAGCGTTACGAAACATATTTTTATGCTCAAAATACTCCTGTCCTGCCCCTGGTAGGTTCTGAGCTTTTTAAAGCTGTACATGCCATGCCTATAGCTCTGATGAAACAAAATGATAAATTTGTACCGGCTGCGGTACTTGGTGTTGAGCCTGGTAAAAGCCTTTTTGTTAATGATCTTGGACAGTGGCGGGGTTCTTACGTCCCTTCTGCGCTTCGGGGGTATCCGTTTCGCCTGGTTTCGGGCGAAGAAAAGGATAAACTGATCCTGTGTATATTTGAAGACAGCGGACTGATCACTGATGGGCCTGACGGCGAACCATTTTTTGATGACCAGGCACAGCCCGCTCCGGAACTGCAGAAAATCATGGACTTTCTTAAAACCATTGAGGTTAGCAGAAGAGCTACTGAGACTGCTTGCAAAACCCTGGAAGAGCTGGATCTGATTGTACCCTGGTCTGCCCGGTCTGAAGATATGGAGGTCAAGGGTATATTTAAAATTGATGAAGAAAAGATGAATGCCTTGCCAGATCAGGACTATCTGAAGCTGCGTCAAAACGGAGCAATACTTATTGCCTATTGTCAGCTTCTTTCCGAGCAGCACATAGACAAGCTTTTTGAGTTCGCCAGGGAAGGTCAGCAGTCTGAAGATGATTTCAGCTTTCTGCATGAGGTAAAGTTTCAATAA